One window from the genome of Leptospira johnsonii encodes:
- a CDS encoding cation diffusion facilitator family transporter — translation MHGHHHHSHDDHHGHSHSGDPHSTSMPENSRAFFFAFLLNFGFAGIEFVGGYFFDSLAILSDSLHDLGDSGFLALAWIFQKIAAKPRTQTFTFGYRRLSLSAALVNSFVLFLGSFGILFFAVSKLKEPGSPNGWGMLGLSILGVIVNGAALFKLKNSSGLNAKTAFLHLLEDVLGWVAVFFGSIALILFGWSWVDPVLSIVISLWVGIQSFRNLRKILLLHLQSSPEGIDTKELENRILKLKGVLSVHDLHLWSMDGDYHVLTLHVGVQETSIAQAQKLKEKIRNITKEFHIPHATVEVEPAGAECPYQEC, via the coding sequence ATGCACGGGCATCATCATCACTCCCACGATGATCATCATGGACACTCGCATTCCGGCGATCCTCATTCGACTTCTATGCCCGAAAACTCTCGTGCATTCTTCTTCGCATTTCTTTTAAACTTCGGATTTGCTGGGATCGAATTTGTAGGTGGATATTTTTTTGATAGTTTAGCTATTCTTTCGGACTCACTGCATGATCTGGGAGACAGCGGTTTCCTAGCTCTTGCATGGATCTTTCAAAAGATCGCGGCAAAACCAAGGACCCAAACTTTCACATTCGGCTACAGAAGACTCAGCCTTTCTGCTGCATTAGTAAATTCTTTTGTTCTATTCTTAGGATCTTTCGGGATCTTATTCTTTGCTGTTTCCAAATTGAAAGAACCGGGTTCCCCAAACGGTTGGGGAATGTTAGGACTTTCTATATTAGGTGTGATCGTAAACGGAGCAGCTTTATTCAAATTAAAGAATAGTTCCGGCTTAAATGCAAAGACCGCGTTCCTTCATCTTCTGGAAGATGTACTTGGATGGGTTGCAGTATTCTTCGGCAGTATCGCTTTGATCTTATTCGGTTGGTCTTGGGTGGACCCGGTCTTATCCATCGTAATCTCTCTTTGGGTTGGGATCCAATCCTTCCGCAATTTAAGAAAGATCTTATTACTACACTTACAATCTTCTCCCGAAGGGATCGATACAAAAGAATTAGAAAATCGGATCTTAAAATTGAAAGGAGTTCTCTCCGTTCATGACCTTCATCTTTGGTCTATGGATGGAGATTATCATGTTCTCACACTTCATGTGGGTGTTCAGGAAACTTCTATCGCACAAGCTCAGAAGTTAAAGGAGAAGATCCGTAATATCACCAAAGAATTCCATATCCCTCATGCAACCGTGGAAGTAGAACCTGCAGGCGCAGAATGTCCTTACCAGGAATGCTGA
- a CDS encoding methyl-accepting chemotaxis protein, translating to MKNWKIWQRLLFLSAFLSLPYPFIIYFLVSEQNIRIEFAEKELSGVHLLRSVMRLWKDQKTDWSDRIATFDHDYKNSELKEGLASSWESSRKEFPDNGTSELSEKQISNLLKLNNHIGDISNLILDPDLDTYYLMDIVLIRIPMLYKLLEEIERLNQERGTKFESFQVRLVAKSGVLTETISGMDRGLSVILESSPEYKEHLQVPYSNFKIGLEKLNELISNVNDSNDYRRLLSEELYKNSLNTEELYKAASSSLQAGLVKRISGLKVRNYSILAFIFVLLSIPAIGLAITLSKVSSQIRKVVKRMEGIAVGKGDLTQRLDENAGAEFGEIAVSFNTFVERIRLVLTDVIKVTEGLREIADLNMSVSDSLEKTSTDNFSSIQELSATTEEIASSSEFVTGTVEQEIESLSLLTEKAGELSILIEKISNGIQIVKTATESMKQVANESESDLSFLVKTIEGISNSSDKIGKIVDIINEIAEKVELLALNASIESARAGEAGRGFAVVASEITKLADQTSQSILEIRKIVANNSEEAKAGKVAVGTSVNSWRVITSGVDSIFSGLNEMILLLPEELKIKDKLEESIIAIKERSMSINASTNEQKSALQEIASKVYRINESVEESNGSAKTLKARASEMNSQTNRLRDLVDSFRIH from the coding sequence ATGAAAAATTGGAAAATCTGGCAAAGGCTTTTATTTTTATCCGCATTTCTTTCCCTCCCTTACCCATTCATAATTTATTTTTTAGTTTCAGAGCAAAACATCCGGATCGAGTTCGCGGAAAAGGAATTATCCGGCGTTCATTTATTAAGAAGCGTAATGCGCCTTTGGAAGGATCAAAAAACCGATTGGTCCGATAGGATTGCAACTTTTGATCACGATTACAAGAATTCGGAACTGAAAGAGGGGTTAGCGTCTTCTTGGGAATCATCCAGAAAGGAATTCCCCGATAATGGAACGTCCGAATTGTCGGAAAAACAAATCTCCAATCTTTTAAAATTGAATAATCATATCGGAGATATCTCGAATCTTATATTAGATCCGGATTTGGATACGTACTACTTAATGGACATCGTACTCATACGTATCCCTATGCTTTATAAATTGCTGGAAGAGATCGAGCGACTGAATCAGGAACGGGGAACTAAATTCGAAAGTTTCCAAGTCCGTCTTGTCGCTAAATCCGGAGTCTTAACTGAGACTATTTCTGGCATGGATAGAGGGCTTTCGGTGATACTTGAATCCAGTCCGGAATATAAAGAACACCTTCAAGTTCCTTATTCGAATTTTAAGATTGGATTGGAGAAATTAAACGAGCTGATATCTAATGTAAACGATTCAAATGATTATAGGCGACTTCTATCCGAAGAATTGTATAAAAATTCCTTAAACACGGAAGAACTATACAAGGCAGCTTCCAGCTCTCTACAGGCAGGTTTAGTAAAACGAATAAGCGGTTTGAAGGTCCGCAATTATTCCATACTCGCCTTCATTTTCGTTTTGCTTTCAATCCCTGCTATTGGACTAGCGATCACTTTATCCAAAGTATCTTCCCAGATCAGGAAAGTCGTAAAAAGGATGGAAGGTATCGCTGTAGGAAAAGGGGATCTAACTCAACGATTGGATGAGAATGCCGGCGCGGAATTCGGAGAAATAGCGGTAAGTTTTAATACCTTCGTCGAAAGAATTCGATTGGTCTTAACTGATGTAATCAAAGTTACGGAAGGATTAAGGGAGATAGCCGATTTGAATATGTCCGTTTCCGATTCTTTAGAAAAAACTTCTACCGATAATTTTTCCTCGATCCAAGAGTTGAGCGCTACCACAGAAGAAATTGCGTCCTCTTCGGAATTCGTAACTGGCACGGTTGAACAAGAGATCGAAAGTTTATCTCTTCTAACTGAGAAAGCCGGTGAGCTATCGATCCTCATCGAAAAAATCTCGAACGGGATTCAAATTGTTAAAACCGCAACGGAAAGTATGAAACAAGTCGCAAACGAAAGTGAATCGGATCTAAGTTTCCTTGTAAAGACGATCGAGGGTATTTCCAACAGTTCGGACAAAATCGGAAAAATTGTGGATATTATAAATGAAATTGCGGAAAAAGTGGAATTGCTTGCGCTTAACGCATCCATAGAATCCGCAAGGGCCGGAGAAGCTGGGAGAGGGTTCGCCGTGGTCGCTTCCGAAATAACGAAATTAGCCGATCAGACTTCTCAAAGTATATTAGAAATACGGAAAATAGTGGCAAATAATTCGGAAGAGGCTAAGGCAGGCAAGGTTGCAGTGGGTACTTCTGTAAATTCCTGGAGGGTAATCACTTCCGGGGTCGATTCTATTTTTTCAGGATTGAATGAAATGATTCTTCTTCTTCCAGAGGAATTGAAAATTAAGGATAAACTGGAAGAATCTATAATTGCGATAAAAGAAAGATCGATGTCGATCAACGCGAGTACGAACGAACAAAAGAGCGCATTGCAAGAAATAGCATCCAAAGTATATCGGATCAATGAGTCAGTCGAGGAGTCGAACGGGTCGGCAAAAACTTTGAAAGCTAGGGCTTCCGAAATGAATTCGCAAACAAATAGGCTTAGGGATTTAGTCGATTCATTTAGGATCCATTGA
- a CDS encoding M48 family metallopeptidase: MKDKLYDGKTAIPFQGDLVPEKDKLVFLSEQKSFSFQYSDILNLDPVGREFRLEIRNPENPRFSFVIVFYSKESYSSILVGRKSQKKFPFLDIWQNTNFALKIGALILTAFLAFSVYNTVLSYAYIFVPTSYDKKQSEVMSGWVRDYFSECSSPSLKSTMKKISKKLKDVDDPFDYNIIVIDDEVFNAFAMPGGTIVVFTELLKKTETPEELAGVLAHEMAHIHKRHGVRRQISSAGNVLLLSLGIGSGFEGVDMLENMDSLYEVLSVTIYDQKFSREYESEADEVALEKLKKSNLTGEGFLTFFKRIQEEYDAPVEGEEEQETVKVPDFLSSHPATEDRIEYVKNIISHPEYPKGKLGISNKEWNRIRELCSPVKPKKEFKNPLGL, from the coding sequence ATGAAAGATAAACTATACGATGGAAAAACCGCGATTCCTTTTCAAGGAGATCTGGTTCCGGAGAAAGACAAACTAGTATTTCTATCGGAACAGAAATCCTTTAGTTTTCAATATTCTGATATTCTAAACCTAGATCCTGTTGGAAGGGAATTCAGATTAGAGATCCGAAATCCGGAAAATCCTAGGTTTAGTTTCGTTATCGTATTCTACTCAAAGGAAAGTTATAGTTCTATCCTTGTAGGAAGAAAGTCCCAGAAGAAATTCCCATTTTTGGATATTTGGCAGAATACGAACTTCGCTCTTAAGATTGGAGCTTTAATTCTGACCGCATTTTTGGCTTTTTCTGTTTATAATACAGTACTTTCTTACGCCTATATTTTTGTCCCCACCAGTTACGATAAAAAACAATCCGAGGTAATGTCCGGATGGGTCCGAGATTATTTTTCCGAATGTTCTTCTCCCAGTTTAAAATCTACCATGAAGAAGATCAGCAAGAAGCTGAAGGACGTGGACGATCCTTTTGATTACAATATTATAGTGATCGATGACGAGGTGTTTAACGCATTCGCTATGCCTGGCGGGACCATAGTAGTTTTTACGGAACTTTTAAAAAAGACGGAAACTCCGGAAGAACTTGCAGGAGTATTGGCTCACGAGATGGCTCATATTCATAAAAGACATGGGGTTCGAAGGCAGATCAGCTCTGCCGGAAATGTTTTATTATTATCCTTAGGTATCGGTTCCGGTTTCGAGGGAGTAGACATGTTGGAAAATATGGACTCTCTGTATGAGGTCTTAAGTGTTACCATATATGACCAAAAATTTTCCAGAGAATACGAGTCCGAAGCGGACGAGGTTGCTTTAGAAAAGTTAAAAAAATCAAATTTAACCGGAGAAGGTTTCCTAACCTTTTTTAAAAGGATCCAAGAAGAATACGATGCTCCTGTAGAGGGAGAAGAAGAGCAAGAGACAGTAAAGGTCCCTGATTTTTTAAGTTCTCATCCTGCCACAGAAGACAGGATTGAATATGTAAAGAATATCATCTCTCATCCTGAATATCCTAAAGGAAAATTAGGAATATCTAATAAAGAATGGAATCGCATTCGAGAACTTTGTTCTCCAGTTAAACCTAAAAAAGAATTTAAGAACCCTTTGGGTCTGTAG
- a CDS encoding uracil-DNA glycosylase, which yields MSEISKEQELEIIAKEVAPCVRCKLSTTRTQTVFGEGNPNAEVMFIGEGPGKQEDLTGRPFVGKAGELLTRIIERGMGVPRDSVYIANITKCRPTVDLKFEKDRPPEDDEVIACSPFLLRQISIIQPKVIITLGNPSTRFILRTKEGITKLRGHWGDFHGIPVMPTYHPSYVIRNGGENSPLKRDVWEDIKKVLDRLDWKRPG from the coding sequence ATGAGTGAAATTTCAAAAGAACAAGAGCTGGAGATCATCGCCAAAGAAGTGGCTCCCTGTGTTCGATGTAAATTGAGTACGACTCGGACCCAAACCGTTTTCGGAGAAGGGAATCCGAATGCAGAAGTCATGTTCATAGGAGAAGGTCCGGGCAAACAAGAGGACCTTACTGGCAGGCCCTTTGTAGGAAAGGCAGGAGAATTATTAACTCGAATTATAGAAAGAGGGATGGGAGTTCCGAGAGACAGTGTTTACATCGCGAACATTACTAAATGCAGACCTACTGTGGACCTAAAATTCGAAAAAGACAGACCTCCCGAAGACGACGAAGTGATTGCATGTTCTCCTTTTTTGCTTAGACAAATCTCTATCATACAACCGAAGGTGATCATAACCTTAGGAAATCCTTCCACTAGATTTATCCTGAGAACCAAAGAAGGGATTACCAAACTCAGAGGACATTGGGGAGACTTTCATGGGATCCCTGTTATGCCGACGTATCATCCTAGCTACGTAATCCGCAACGGTGGAGAGAATAGTCCCTTAAAAAGAGATGTCTGGGAAGATATAAAAAAGGTCCTGGACCGACTGGATTGGAAACGACCGGGATAA
- a CDS encoding YjgN family protein: MENSTTRAKFDGDGWDLLKLYLFNALATISTLGIYSFWARVRVERYLRQHTIFLGQRFDFHATGLERFLGFLKAAPIAIILFCAIKFPLKWWVFTAELEPLSNVIPIFLLLYILGPFIFVGRLRFHLSRTSYNNIRFHFAGRVLELVKIFLVGLPLIIVTFGFYSSWFTIRLKRFQIENTYYGNAGFKFHGTGGSLFWIHLKGFLLILPTLGFYASWWQANVYNYYWNQTTVNGIRFKSDLKGEDILVYTIISYVSILFTIGLVFPWIAVIWYKLFYEAISLEVEPDLTQIQPEYDKGASALAEGFESSLEALADIFD, encoded by the coding sequence ATGGAAAATTCAACGACTCGCGCCAAGTTTGACGGAGACGGATGGGACCTACTTAAATTATATCTTTTTAATGCTTTAGCTACGATCAGTACCTTAGGTATTTATTCTTTTTGGGCAAGAGTAAGGGTAGAAAGATACTTAAGACAACATACTATTTTCTTAGGACAAAGATTCGATTTTCATGCTACTGGTCTGGAAAGATTTTTAGGATTTTTGAAAGCAGCTCCGATCGCGATTATATTATTTTGCGCGATTAAATTCCCTTTGAAATGGTGGGTGTTTACTGCAGAGCTTGAACCTCTCTCCAACGTAATTCCGATCTTTCTTCTCTTATACATATTAGGACCTTTTATTTTTGTGGGAAGATTAAGATTCCATTTAAGTAGGACGTCCTACAACAATATCAGATTTCATTTTGCAGGAAGAGTCCTAGAACTTGTTAAAATTTTTCTGGTTGGACTTCCTCTTATAATCGTCACTTTCGGATTTTATTCTTCTTGGTTTACGATCCGTTTGAAAAGATTCCAGATAGAGAATACATATTACGGGAACGCTGGATTTAAGTTTCATGGTACAGGAGGATCTTTATTCTGGATCCATCTGAAAGGTTTCCTTCTTATTTTGCCTACATTAGGGTTTTATGCTTCTTGGTGGCAGGCAAATGTTTATAACTATTATTGGAATCAAACCACCGTAAACGGGATCAGGTTTAAATCCGATTTAAAGGGAGAAGATATATTAGTTTATACGATTATTTCTTATGTTTCGATCCTTTTTACAATAGGCTTAGTATTTCCATGGATTGCGGTAATTTGGTATAAATTATTCTACGAAGCGATTTCCTTGGAAGTGGAACCGGATCTTACACAGATCCAGCCTGAATATGATAAGGGAGCTTCCGCATTGGCCGAAGGATTTGAAAGTTCTTTGGAGGCCTTGGCGGACATCTTTGATTAA